Within the Gossypium raimondii isolate GPD5lz chromosome 12, ASM2569854v1, whole genome shotgun sequence genome, the region GGtcatttaaatatatgaaaaagctTTAAATAGATTAAGGAGACGTCAAATCTGAATAGCTagattaatttatccatttagaTTGCATTGATTTCTAGAGAATAAGGTTGAACCTCAAAAATTATCACACACAAAATTTGTCTTTATATAAAAGATCTAACTTAAAAAAATGGTGGGTGAACTAATAGCTACGTTACTTGAATTTAGATGCGAGTGTTAGAAATGAATATGCGTTGAGAGcagtttgattaaaatattttaaaattatatttgaaagaTCCTTTGAGTTGTTAGATTTGACTATTCATGCTTGTATTGTGATTGCATATTTTCTCGCTtaaaacatttcataatttttgatGGGTTACtataaattttaccattttgtaTGTATTGGTGTGATGTTGATATGCTAAAAATGGTGGGAGGTGCAGAAGGAAAGACTGAGTGCAATGTTGGATGAAGACCCTCAACTGATGGAAAGGCGAATTCAGATTGCCAAACGTCTGGAGCTTTACATATCCTCAAGAGATGACATTGATGCTGTCTGTTGGAAGTGATCCCCTTTTCTTCTCTCTATTATTCCcatagattttctttttctttttggtctaATTTCTAAATCATGGCAAACTGCTCTGGTTCATTTGAATGATAATGAAGATTGATTTGAATCTGATAAAAGAATAGTTtttcaattagaaatatttagaaaaattcaccatttgcttagttgtaaattgattagtgttATTTTTCTGATAGGATGATATCAACCTCGACCAGCCCAAAATGCATAAAACTTTTTTAAACTCAAATGAGTTTAAAAAACAAATCTTCCAAATAAAATGGCCCATGCAGATTTCAAATATGCCATCTTCacgttatttattttatattagggtaaattataccaaCAGTCACCTAAATTTCATGTcagtcactcaattttaaaaaataacaaaacagtcactatattatcaaaaattgacaaatcagccatttattaacattttccGTTACAATCTTAATGGGACCGCTGATGTGATAAGTTAACTAGTTGATGTGACCAATTAACTTGCCACGTTGGAAACCTAATTAACCCAATTAGCTGACGTGGCAAATTGACATGgaatttacccaaaatttacctaatatTAGGGCCCAGACtgggaaaaaaaatttggcAGATGGAACTTGGAAAAGCTCTTAGCTATGCCATGAAGCTTGATTTTTTTCCATAGTAGTGAAAATTGAAGTGAAAATATTGAGGTTGGCATCAAAACAGTTGATTGGGCTAACATCAAGGGAGATCCCGTCATAGCCCGTTCATCGACATCGGTTTGGTCGGAGCTCCTGCTTGTGGCGATGTTATGAAGCATCAAATCAAAATCGATgacaaaatagcaaaaattagcaaaaacaaaaataccaaaTAGCAAGCATCTAAAATTAAACcagtaaaaaaaaacaagaatccCAAATTGGCTTGCATCAAAAGagagaagtaaaaaaaaacacactaaaaaagaagagaatcaAAAGAGAAGAAACCCACACCCATTTCAAGTTTTGCGGGTTGGAGAACTCAAGCCAGTTCGATGATCCGAGTGGTCAAGAGTCATGTTTGGTCGAAGAAAAACTGTGGCCGGAATATGGTGGTGATCAGGCGGTGGACGACAAAGATTTGTTGAAGCCTTGTTCGAAGCTTTAAGGTTTTAATCTTGGGATTTTGAAAGCCTATTGGGAAATCTGAAGTGAGATTTGAAAAAAGGCAAAGAAGAGCCATTTGGTGATGACAATTGGCCAGAGAAGGCCATAAACGACGGCGATTAgagttaagaaaaaaaaagagaaagaagagaagaaaaaaaaggggcaGAGATTCAACAGATAGTAGTGAACTGAGTGGTGGCTCTACCTTGGAGGAACAAAACAACCATAGCCAAGGTATgtccatttcttcttcttcttcttctcctctccttttttttttttctcttttctgctGCCCAGCTAGGGCTATGGGGTTGTTTAAATGACAGCTAACCCTCCATTAAATGTCATATCACTTTTTCGCTACGTCTGTAatgaaaaatggttaaaatgactattttgttatttttcgaaagttgagtgactgaattgaaaccAAAGTAACTGTTTTGTCAGCTACATCAAAATTAAGTGAGTGtcggtgtaatttaccctttatattatttaggtaaaaacCCCTAACCAACTgagcaaataataaaatattattatttctacCACACTTTCATTgtatcattttaaattgttaatcAAATATtactcaattaaaataaaatattaaatgcacAAAAAACTATTAACAAACTATTACtcaattgaattttgaaaagaatattattcaattaaaataaatcacaaaaactattaattaaatattattcaattgaaataaattaaaatatattgaagttatgcaaataaaaattgttattaatatatTCAATTGGAACGTGCATacaattagtttaattattttaataaatagtgATAACTATATCTATTAGTTATGGTCAAGAACACTAGTGGTACACATGTAAGAAAACAATTTGGATAAGTTCACACTTATTCTAATAATTTGGatacatttgtaattttaaagaaaaatagctattaaatatatttttagatatctgcatttctttttatttcctgTTATTCTCacatctaaattttaaaaactacagtaatagataaaataatttctcattttaaaataccaaaatgtaTAATCATCTCGAATCCTCCCTTAAATGAGTACGAAAACTCTATACATATAAAAGGCACATTAATGTGtgtataatcattttaaatatattttaatctatgcattcaaaacatttttatataatataatcatcttaaatccattaatataaataattatattttaataattcaattacgATGAGGATGATTAAATTCATCAcgcaaaaaaattatcaaaccCTATAAAGTTACTTTATTACACATATAAAGCTTTATTGATTGAGGAAAAAAATGAAGGTGGATGCTAGTAATGCGCCTAAAAAGACAAAGCGTCATAAAAACTTTTATGTAATGGTATCCGGAAAACActgaatataaaaatcaaaatgaaatggAATATACACAGGCATTAAAAACACGCACACAATCTGCACCAAGACCAAACAAGGCAAAACGTAGAAGGCGTCTGGTAAAAAATTGTGGAAGAAATCACCTCACATACAGTTGTGTTCGGTAATGGTGATGACCCATGAGTTTTAAGTTCTAAATCATGAATCCAAGTCCTGCCTGCTTGCTAAGCGCAACTCGTGCAGTTCGTTGAGTAGCAATTCCTCCCCCGTCTGTCCGCCTAATACCATGACCCTAGTCCCTCCAACCACACACGTACCATGACCCCAAGCAAATTTCGGTGGTTGCCCAGGAACATTCAGTGTCCTCCATGGTGGTTTCTCCTCTGAAGGATCAAGAAGGAAGAGCTGAGAAGGAGAGTGCAACCCAGCGACTGAACCACCAAATATAATTATCCTCCCACAAGGCATGCTTACTGCAACGTGATCAAGTCGAGGAGGAGGTATGACGGCATTTTGGTTACCGACGCTGGTGAAGGCACTACAGTCTAGTTGCCTCCACTGTGGTTCTTCATCCTCCAAATCAATAGTGTAGGCCTCACCTGATCGCAGTTGCAAGTTCCCACTCTTTGCCAACCCTCCGAACATAAGAATTTTAGTTCGACTGTAAACCGAAAGTGAATGGCCTAACCTAGAAGGAGGTGTCCATGACGATGGAATCTCTTTCCATGTTGGTTTTTCAGTAGTGAGATCCAGAAGGTATGTGTCACTTAGAAGCACTCCAGCATCCGTACACCCACCAGAAACAACCAACTTAGAACCATCGACCGTACACGAGCTATGCCAAGATCTGGGGAGAGGGGGGGTTCCACCAGATACTTCTCTCCATGAAGGTTGCTTGGCATCCAAGTCAAGAACAAAAACATCATTGAGCAACCCTTGCCTTCCACATCCTCCGAATACCACCAACCATGAACCATTCAGGCACGAGAGAGTGTGGCCCCAGCGCCCAGGAGGAGATGATTCCACACTCACCAGTTGCCACTCCGGATTTGCAGCTTCAAGATTGAGAACAAATGTGTCGTTCATTGGCTGCATGTCGACTCCCTCCCCTCCAAAAAGCACAAGACGGTTCCCTGCGGCACAAGCACTGAAGTTGCAACGAGAAGGCTCTACTGCTCCTCCAACAGTCAGTTTCCTCCAACAAACAGCCTCGAGAGTGGTCAGTTCTCGGGCAAGACGTCCCCACCCCAACTTCCTAGTCATCATATCCAGTGTACCAGTGACTTCCTTTCCCCAGGCATTCTGACATACCATCTTCCTCACATGCTCATTTTTAGTTAGTTGACGTATCCTTCTGCAGACAGATCCAATAGAAGCAACATCCCTTGGTGTCAATCGTGATAAAATGTTATAAGCCAAGACTTCATCAGAGAGTTGGAGTATCCCACATATTTCTTGATGATGATTAAACAGTGGATTTCCACTCAAATAAGAGCATTTAGATGACTGATCCAACTGCTGCTTACAAGTCTCTTTGAAAACCGGATATGAAACATGGTTCAGATCCAGTTTTGCTTCGGAATAAACTTGAATACCGATAACATGTGTAACAATTCCATCATCATCACGTATAGGTGCAAGTTTTAACCTGTTCACCAATGGAGTGCCATCCTTCCTGAAATTCAGAAGCTCCCCTTCAAATTCAATACCTTCCTCAAGACATCTTCTTATCTCGGAAACAACAAAAGGATCAACCAAAGGGTGCCGTCTTTGAGCACGTCTGTCTCTATACTGTAAGAAACgactaaaacaaaacaaaagaataaaatccAACAAAGGGTCAATTTATATATTCTGAAATAGGAGCTTTCTAAGAGATGAGAAAAACAACACACAATAAGGAAACATAAATGGAGTATGCTTTAGGACATATAGAACAAATCAACAATATTAAACGAATCGGCTAATATTCATGACCATTGAAGAATAGACAATTATTgcaattttatcaaaatgataatttaatggagCAATAAAACTTGCTAAAAATAGCTTCAGTTTCTATATATGATCTATTAGAGTTTAATTAGATCAAATACTCCAATTCAGTTGACGCCTATGTATCCCGAGAGTATCTCAAGTTCTCTATATTTTACATACTCATACTCATAAAATGTAGGATGctattaaaaaatgaaacatgCATTATCAATGCCATTATATAGTGATGAACAAGAACTAGTTttatgttaatttgataaaattttagcttCATACCATCAAATGAGTAGAATTACTCTATTAGATAAACAGTCACTGTCTACATATTCTGATCAAGTTTGGATATTGAAACTTAgagtaacaaattaaaaactcCATAAATAATAAACTTTCATTTAAATTCACTCCAAAAACAGATCCGTGAACTTTATgtttaaacccaaaaaaacagataaaatttacttgagataaaaaaaaaaagaagaaagaaattaaaagtatcttACCAGTTGCGACCAAGGACTTCGTCCGCTCGGTAACCGGTGAAAACCTCGAAGACTTTGTTGACATAAATGACGGGAAAATCAGGTTCAAGAGCATCGGAAACAACGAAAGAAGTCGGAATTGTCGGGTAATACAACAGCCCTGGCTTCAAAGGAAGCTCGCTATTTCCTTCATCTTCATCGTCGCCTTCTTCCTCCCTTCGTTCAAGCTTGTGGTCTTCATATTTCGAGAAACGCTGCCGTTTTCCACTGCTTGGCGTCACTTCTTCTCCTTTAGACAttatttgctttctttttccTACGGGAATGTTGTGGGCTTCACTTCTCCCATTCTTCGAGATTTGTTTTGCTTTGTTGGAGATATTTTTGGAGATATTTATGTGTACAACTTTTACTACCCAAAAGGCCCTTCTTTACCTAACTTTTTGCAAATCTTGCCTTCATTTGAATcgaaaatacaaattaatattttaagaaatacgAACATCCCAACTCTGGATATTTGCccctttattttagaaaaaagagGGATACACCTATTCCAATCCTACCTAAATTTATCAAGAAATAGACCGAcgagatgaaaaataaattaaataacgaGACTTTGATTTAATCAAAAAGTTGAAATCTGAGACTATATGTATATTCTCGTAACTctagatatattattatatttcaaattttcaatttcattatatttgTACTTATACtcttttcaaaaatgaaattagaaattgaCTAACTTAGATAtcatagtttatatattatttacacGATCGATGAGATTATAATGTTAAATTGTTTTGAATCATCAatctgtttatttttattaaaatctctcttaaaaattttacttttattagtATTCAATATggagttttttttatcaaaaaatattgaGTTTTTTAGTGTTTCGAGTAATTATAAGTATCAAACTATTACAATATAATCGGATTAAAAATCTGTAAGTCTaaactaaagtaaaaaaatagggactaaatggACTAAAATCTACACATAACAATCACACATAGTGAGAATTGAAGAATCGTGCATATAATTTCACATAATAAGTctcaatttaaaatgaataattattctaTATTTTACTGGTGGAATAAAAGTTCACAAGcaaatttgagatattattatatatgtctttataaaattaaaaataaaaataaaacaagatgCATGATATCTTAAACTTAATTTTGGAGTTTTTTTATTCCACTAACATTGTATAGGATAATTATCcttttcaaatatcaaataaaaattatgataatttctTAATCCCATTTATgagattaaaaaattcatcatcaaaatattaaataattatgtttaaaataatttgtttaactttttaaaaatttatgtaaatgatgacattaaattttagtgaccatgcatgttgaatttttttctatttatttcttaaaattactataactttattgttttggcataaaaattgttttatcttgaatatttttggaattaataagttgtaataattattttcaacaaaacccgtgattttgaattaaaaaccgAGAGTAgcaatttggtaattaaacGATACCTAAGTGTCAAGAGATAAGAGGGAGAGTCCTTGTCTGTGTAGTGACAAACACGTGGCGAAGTGAAAGCCAAGAGAAAAATATCACGCCGACCCTGCCACATCATCAATCTCAGCAGAAGAAGATATTTATTGTAACCACGGTTCTTTCCTCGGTTGACTATATggattaatatataatttcttgagtttcataaaaatatttatttatcaattttaattttttaatgtttaatttaaatttttcatcaaattttataatttaaacaattaattttcgTCAAATTAAGACTATAGAAAACACacataatcatcaaaatatatttaacaatcATAGTTGACTCtagatttattttatgaaaattcaaatctaTTAATATTAGTAATCaacttttatcaaatcaattatagaattcaaattaaacattaaaaattaaaatattatctttatgtaccaacatatataattttatcaaacacgtgagaataaaaaaacatagtcatcacattaaaaaaatgtcatcCTTAAATACCAAATAATGTATTGAACTAATATATACACTTGTTTTACTCCACATGTAATATagtcatatat harbors:
- the LOC105764380 gene encoding adagio protein 3, whose amino-acid sequence is MSKGEEVTPSSGKRQRFSKYEDHKLERREEEGDDEDEGNSELPLKPGLLYYPTIPTSFVVSDALEPDFPVIYVNKVFEVFTGYRADEVLGRNCRFLQYRDRRAQRRHPLVDPFVVSEIRRCLEEGIEFEGELLNFRKDGTPLVNRLKLAPIRDDDGIVTHVIGIQVYSEAKLDLNHVSYPVFKETCKQQLDQSSKCSYLSGNPLFNHHQEICGILQLSDEVLAYNILSRLTPRDVASIGSVCRRIRQLTKNEHVRKMVCQNAWGKEVTGTLDMMTRKLGWGRLARELTTLEAVCWRKLTVGGAVEPSRCNFSACAAGNRLVLFGGEGVDMQPMNDTFVLNLEAANPEWQLVSVESSPPGRWGHTLSCLNGSWLVVFGGCGRQGLLNDVFVLDLDAKQPSWREVSGGTPPLPRSWHSSCTVDGSKLVVSGGCTDAGVLLSDTYLLDLTTEKPTWKEIPSSWTPPSRLGHSLSVYSRTKILMFGGLAKSGNLQLRSGEAYTIDLEDEEPQWRQLDCSAFTSVGNQNAVIPPPRLDHVAVSMPCGRIIIFGGSVAGLHSPSQLFLLDPSEEKPPWRTLNVPGQPPKFAWGHGTCVVGGTRVMVLGGQTGEELLLNELHELRLASRQDLDS